Proteins encoded together in one Balneolaceae bacterium window:
- a CDS encoding ATP-binding protein has product MSDGITTHSITVKASTEHLARVRDFVAGHASDFGFKQQDVADIRLAVDEAYTNIIKHAYQNDNRKSVDIELGYNTHEFWISLKDTGNAFDPRNYSKPDVRRKIKEKKRGGVGVYLIRKLMDDVEYNQQSGFNEIRMIKKR; this is encoded by the coding sequence TTGTCTGACGGTATAACCACACATAGCATCACGGTAAAGGCTTCGACGGAACACCTGGCACGGGTGCGCGACTTTGTGGCCGGGCATGCCTCCGATTTCGGTTTCAAACAACAGGATGTTGCGGACATCCGACTTGCTGTAGACGAAGCCTATACCAACATCATCAAACACGCTTACCAGAACGACAACCGGAAGTCGGTCGATATCGAGCTGGGGTACAACACCCACGAATTCTGGATCTCCCTGAAAGACACCGGCAACGCCTTCGACCCCCGTAACTACTCCAAACCTGACGTGCGCAGAAAGATCAAGGAAAAAAAGCGCGGCGGCGTGGGCGTCTACCTCATCCGAAAGCTGATGGACGACGTGGAGTACAACCAGCAGTCGGGTTTCAACGAAATCCGCATGATCAAAAAACGCTGA
- a CDS encoding coniferyl aldehyde dehydrogenase encodes MSNTDLTGLLERQKRAFARGAPGYRRRMDALRRLGIALEEHGERLASALDADFGGRSRDETRLLELFPLHDQIRHARLHLRSWMKGERVPGTWFLLPASARYEYQPLGVAGILGAWNYQVQLTLAPLVDALAAGNHVMLKPSEIAPRSAAEIAEMVERTFESDYVCCVTGGPDLAADFSSLSFDHLFFTGSSHIGRKVMRAASENLTPVTLEMGGKSPAIVHRSYPPDIAARRIMAGKLYNGGQTCVAPDYLLLPRGQEEAFEREARRAVSRFYPRLVDNDDYTRILGREHYDWLREGVEKARAGGARVVTLNPGKETCTPENGVFPPTLLFGSDPATVLMQEEIFGPVLPVLSYESLDEALAFINGRPHPLALYYFDRNRGRRQRVLQETRSGGVTFNDCIFHLVQHHLPFGGVGPSGMGNYHGFDGFRTFSHKRAVMHQGRFSPGALLRPPYTRLKRRLTDFLLRIAR; translated from the coding sequence ATGAGTAATACCGATCTCACGGGACTACTTGAGCGGCAAAAGCGGGCCTTTGCCCGCGGCGCGCCCGGCTACCGGCGGCGCATGGACGCCCTCCGGCGGCTGGGCATCGCCCTGGAGGAGCATGGGGAGCGACTGGCAAGCGCGCTGGACGCCGATTTCGGGGGACGATCCCGCGACGAAACCCGCCTGCTGGAACTCTTTCCGCTGCACGATCAAATCCGCCACGCCAGGTTGCACCTCCGGAGCTGGATGAAGGGCGAACGCGTTCCGGGAACCTGGTTTCTTCTGCCGGCCTCGGCACGTTATGAGTACCAGCCCCTGGGCGTGGCCGGCATCCTGGGCGCCTGGAACTACCAGGTGCAACTCACGCTGGCGCCTCTGGTGGACGCCCTGGCCGCCGGTAACCATGTGATGCTGAAGCCCTCGGAGATCGCCCCCCGCTCGGCCGCGGAAATTGCCGAAATGGTGGAACGCACCTTCGAGTCCGATTACGTATGCTGCGTGACCGGTGGACCCGATCTGGCGGCCGATTTCTCTTCCCTGTCGTTCGACCATCTCTTTTTCACCGGCTCCTCGCACATCGGGCGTAAGGTGATGCGTGCGGCCTCTGAAAACCTCACACCCGTCACCCTGGAGATGGGCGGCAAATCCCCCGCCATCGTGCACCGGAGCTATCCCCCGGATATAGCAGCGCGCCGCATCATGGCCGGTAAACTCTACAATGGGGGTCAAACCTGTGTGGCACCGGACTACCTGCTGCTGCCGCGCGGACAGGAAGAGGCCTTTGAACGGGAGGCGCGCCGGGCAGTGTCCCGTTTCTATCCCCGGCTGGTGGACAACGACGATTATACCCGCATCCTGGGACGGGAGCACTACGACTGGCTCCGGGAGGGTGTGGAAAAAGCCCGTGCCGGCGGTGCCCGGGTGGTCACACTCAATCCAGGAAAGGAGACGTGTACTCCCGAAAACGGGGTCTTCCCGCCCACCTTACTCTTCGGGTCCGACCCGGCCACGGTCCTTATGCAGGAGGAAATTTTTGGGCCCGTTCTGCCCGTGCTGAGCTACGAAAGCCTCGATGAGGCTCTCGCCTTCATTAACGGCCGACCCCATCCGCTGGCCCTCTACTACTTCGACCGAAACCGGGGCAGGCGCCAGCGGGTGCTGCAGGAGACCCGCTCCGGCGGGGTCACTTTCAACGACTGCATATTCCACCTGGTACAGCACCATCTGCCCTTCGGTGGGGTGGGTCCCAGCGGCATGGGCAACTACCACGGTTTCGACGGCTTCCGCACCTTCTCGCACAAACGCGCCGTCATGCACCAGGGCCGGTTTTCGCCCGGGGCCCTGCTTCGTCCCCCCTACACCCGCCTCAAGCGCCGGCTGACCGACTTTCTGCTGCGCATCGCCCGATGA
- a CDS encoding PP2C family protein-serine/threonine phosphatase — protein MSPSSTQNDDRHSRFELRTLLETSRLLIESHDMDFVLNNLLLITMGKLLVTRGVVMIYQPGADTYVVHKSKGRGTPAEQATLDLGWDEEAKARPVIRPHEDGFPVPKMIDGESNCTFFNLRTSNNHLGYLCLGSKGSGEALNQRETDFVESLSIISSVAIANSRMFTELRRINRMLDRKVYELNTLFDLSKDFNMMVDREEIIRVFKFAMLGQMLIRKFFFVLEYEGRRQVVTSTGTRGSLSQKEIDLLYGLDEELTEVDEELEEKVPFLAKNEIRAVIGLQFQSERVALVGVGARANEEAYSASDYNFLRSLGNLALLSIQKTYLLEERIEKERLEEELGIAKSIQQGLLPDPIPSCESLDIAAANISSHQVGGDYYDILETPGDELLFAIGDVTGKGIPAALLMANLQAMLHVLLPVDITLSEASGRVNDIIFSNTPSDKFITFFWGAIDPESRRLRYVNAGHNPPVWLRSGAGEVEELSEGGLILGAMPTMQPYEEGRVQLSSGDLLVFYTDGVTEAMNPALDEEYGEERLYDCIKTNRDKEANALLQAIVDDINRFSEDIQYDDVTLIVVRVL, from the coding sequence GTGAGCCCCTCCTCCACACAGAACGACGACCGCCATTCCCGCTTCGAGCTGCGGACCCTCCTGGAGACCTCCCGCCTGCTCATCGAGTCGCACGACATGGATTTCGTGCTGAACAACCTGCTGCTCATCACTATGGGCAAACTGCTGGTGACCCGCGGCGTGGTGATGATCTACCAGCCCGGGGCCGACACCTACGTGGTCCACAAGTCCAAGGGACGCGGCACCCCGGCCGAACAGGCGACGCTGGATCTTGGGTGGGACGAGGAGGCGAAGGCGCGGCCGGTCATCCGTCCCCACGAAGACGGCTTTCCGGTGCCCAAAATGATCGATGGAGAATCCAACTGCACCTTTTTCAACCTGCGCACCAGCAACAACCACCTGGGCTACCTCTGCCTGGGCTCCAAGGGAAGCGGGGAGGCGCTCAACCAGCGTGAGACCGACTTCGTGGAGAGCCTTAGCATCATCTCTTCGGTGGCCATCGCCAATTCGCGCATGTTCACCGAGCTGCGCCGCATCAACCGCATGCTCGACCGCAAGGTCTACGAGCTGAACACCCTGTTCGACCTGAGCAAGGATTTCAACATGATGGTCGACCGGGAGGAGATCATCCGGGTGTTCAAGTTCGCCATGCTGGGACAGATGCTGATCCGTAAGTTCTTCTTTGTGCTTGAGTACGAGGGACGCCGGCAGGTGGTGACCAGCACGGGAACACGGGGCAGCCTTTCCCAAAAGGAGATCGACCTGCTCTACGGCCTGGATGAAGAGCTCACGGAAGTGGACGAGGAGCTGGAGGAGAAGGTGCCCTTCCTGGCCAAGAACGAGATACGAGCCGTCATAGGACTTCAGTTCCAGAGCGAACGCGTGGCCCTGGTGGGTGTGGGGGCGCGCGCCAACGAGGAGGCCTACAGCGCCTCCGACTACAACTTCCTGCGCTCCCTGGGCAACCTGGCCCTCCTCTCCATCCAGAAGACCTACCTGCTGGAGGAACGCATCGAAAAGGAGCGCCTCGAAGAGGAGCTGGGCATCGCCAAAAGCATCCAGCAGGGCCTGCTGCCCGACCCCATCCCCTCCTGCGAAAGCCTGGACATCGCCGCCGCCAACATCTCCTCCCACCAGGTGGGCGGGGACTACTACGACATTCTGGAGACGCCCGGCGATGAGCTGCTCTTTGCCATCGGCGACGTCACCGGCAAGGGCATTCCTGCCGCCCTGCTGATGGCCAACCTGCAGGCCATGTTGCATGTGCTGCTTCCGGTGGACATCACCCTCAGCGAGGCGAGCGGCCGGGTCAACGACATCATTTTTAGCAACACGCCCAGCGACAAGTTCATCACCTTCTTCTGGGGTGCCATCGATCCGGAAAGCAGACGTCTGCGCTACGTAAACGCAGGCCACAATCCGCCGGTTTGGCTGCGCAGCGGGGCCGGGGAGGTGGAGGAGCTGTCGGAAGGGGGACTGATCCTGGGCGCCATGCCCACCATGCAGCCCTACGAGGAGGGGCGTGTGCAGCTGTCGTCCGGCGACCTGCTGGTCTTCTACACCGACGGGGTCACCGAAGCGATGAATCCTGCACTGGACGAGGAGTACGGGGAGGAGCGTCTCTACGATTGCATCAAGACCAACCGCGACAAGGAGGCGAATGCGCTGCTGCAGGCCATTGTGGACGACATCAACCGCTTTTCGGAAGACATCCAGTACGACGACGTGACCCTGATCGTGGTCAGGGTTCTCTGA
- a CDS encoding Rrf2 family transcriptional regulator, which yields MLLSQACVYGMRAAIYLASRDDGGYVSIGTISEKLEISAYFLTKILQDLTKSGLLESLKGPRGGVRLKMSAGEIRLIDVVEAVDGLGLVTDCILGLPGCGDRKPCPVHEEWAEVRSELRVMLEENTLAGLAGKGKSLNLRITEDGKFDWASDAG from the coding sequence ATGCTTTTGTCTCAAGCCTGCGTTTACGGAATGCGTGCCGCCATCTACCTGGCCTCCAGGGACGACGGCGGCTATGTCTCCATCGGTACCATCAGCGAGAAGCTGGAGATCTCCGCCTACTTTCTTACCAAGATCCTGCAGGACCTGACCAAATCGGGCCTGCTGGAATCTCTCAAGGGTCCCCGCGGTGGAGTTCGCCTGAAAATGTCCGCGGGGGAGATTCGGCTCATCGACGTGGTGGAGGCCGTGGATGGCCTGGGGCTCGTCACCGATTGCATACTCGGCCTCCCCGGGTGCGGCGACCGCAAACCCTGTCCGGTGCACGAGGAGTGGGCCGAGGTCCGCAGCGAGCTTCGCGTTATGCTGGAGGAGAACACCCTGGCCGGACTGGCAGGGAAAGGCAAGAGCCTCAACCTACGCATCACGGAAGACGGGAAATTCGACTGGGCATCAGACGCCGGTTAG
- a CDS encoding STAS domain-containing protein — MKNFKINHRKVASFDVLEISGELDAHTASQLENSLKSLIDDEKHQIIVNCKHLDYIASAGLGVFMAYIEDVRSLGGDIKLTNMNENVYNVFDLLGFPTLYDIMEDEEEAIEKFEKDVN, encoded by the coding sequence ATGAAGAACTTCAAAATCAATCACAGGAAGGTCGCGTCTTTCGACGTTCTGGAGATCAGCGGGGAACTTGACGCGCATACCGCCTCCCAACTCGAAAACTCCCTCAAATCACTGATCGACGATGAGAAGCACCAGATCATCGTCAACTGCAAGCACCTCGACTACATCGCCAGCGCGGGCCTGGGGGTGTTTATGGCCTACATCGAAGACGTGCGCAGCCTGGGGGGTGATATCAAGCTCACCAACATGAACGAAAACGTGTACAACGTCTTTGACCTGCTCGGCTTTCCCACCCTCTACGACATCATGGAGGACGAGGAGGAGGCCATTGAAAAGTTCGAAAAGGATGTAAACTAA
- a CDS encoding DMT family transporter, whose translation MPDSPTPKVIAALAVGLISFGFAPILVRTAPDTSPLVLVTWRTVIAVLLLAPFWLAYRDSSDHPEKARERRLMALSGLCLGLHFTFWLSSLYYTSVASASVLVTIHPIIMIVVERFWKGRRFPLATWAGVFLAFGGSVMLGIADSQVEQDFADPLFGNALAFAAALIFVVYLLIGREIRQRRAWVDYVFPVYFFAALTCAVIALGAGDDLTRISTAGIWAGAGLAIGPQIIGHGSMNYAVKYVSPTLLSTLVLAEPLFASLLAFLFFAEMPPTASIAAMLVILAGVALSWRKKARKQTQVREQEA comes from the coding sequence ATGCCCGACTCCCCCACGCCCAAGGTCATTGCGGCACTGGCGGTGGGTCTCATCTCCTTCGGCTTTGCACCCATTCTGGTCCGTACGGCCCCCGACACCTCGCCCCTGGTACTGGTAACCTGGCGCACGGTCATCGCCGTACTGCTGCTGGCCCCTTTCTGGCTGGCCTATCGCGATTCGTCAGATCACCCCGAAAAGGCGCGTGAGCGCCGCCTGATGGCGCTTTCCGGACTCTGCCTCGGCTTGCATTTCACCTTCTGGCTCTCCTCTCTCTACTACACCTCTGTGGCGTCGGCCTCTGTGCTCGTGACCATCCATCCCATTATTATGATTGTGGTGGAGCGCTTCTGGAAGGGCCGGCGTTTCCCGCTGGCTACCTGGGCTGGGGTTTTTCTGGCCTTCGGGGGCTCGGTGATGCTGGGCATTGCCGACAGCCAGGTGGAGCAGGATTTCGCCGATCCACTCTTTGGAAACGCCCTGGCCTTCGCCGCAGCCCTGATCTTTGTCGTCTACCTGCTCATCGGGCGTGAAATCCGACAGCGCCGGGCGTGGGTCGATTACGTATTTCCGGTCTATTTCTTCGCCGCCCTCACCTGCGCCGTCATCGCCCTGGGGGCGGGAGACGACCTTACGCGCATAAGCACGGCCGGTATTTGGGCCGGGGCCGGGCTGGCCATCGGACCGCAGATTATCGGTCACGGGTCGATGAACTACGCCGTGAAGTACGTCTCACCCACCCTGCTCTCCACGCTTGTGCTGGCCGAGCCTCTTTTCGCCTCCCTGCTCGCCTTCCTTTTCTTCGCCGAAATGCCCCCGACGGCTTCCATCGCGGCCATGCTGGTTATCCTGGCCGGCGTCGCGCTCTCCTGGCGCAAAAAAGCTCGAAAACAGACCCAGGTACGTGAGCAGGAGGCCTGA
- a CDS encoding transporter substrate-binding domain-containing protein, with protein MHTLANRLSSGFLYLLLSSALIVTGCAGEGPGPPGDDGLNVKVPEPQVDRDWADIKESGVLRMITRYSSNTYFLHQGLEWGFEYELVNEFVREHDLALDVVIVGPGENPYDLLNSGEGDLIAGHYTVTPERRRYVTFTRPYNLVNQLLVYSDRLTPQPSSVEELASSEVPITIKRNSSYFSRLQELRNDGREVTLQMVPGEKDTESLLFDVSQGDYLATVADNNIFQATNRYMPGLVRGPTIARDDSVAWAIRKNAPDLETQLNRYLYKHFRLGGPDEPPKRSAFLNILRKRYFENSSRIAEYHSPESAVSGSGIISPYDGLIREVADSAGIDWLWIASIIAQETKFNPDSESWAGAVGLMQVMPRFSQVEDREMLYNEEVNVREGVRIISEHLEHYAYMDSTNQWAFALATYNAGMGHVADARRLAVDLNRDPNQWANVEDAFLKLMQRQYYKDARYGFCRGIETVRYVKEVMNRYRTYESILAMADHNRQVTEAGMGGVFSMFREP; from the coding sequence ATGCATACGCTTGCCAACCGGTTGTCATCAGGTTTTCTTTACCTCCTGCTGTCGTCGGCCCTGATTGTTACGGGCTGCGCCGGCGAAGGCCCGGGACCTCCCGGGGACGACGGCCTGAATGTGAAGGTCCCCGAGCCGCAGGTCGACCGCGACTGGGCTGATATCAAGGAGAGCGGAGTCCTGCGCATGATCACCCGCTACAGCTCCAACACCTACTTCCTGCACCAGGGACTGGAATGGGGTTTTGAGTACGAGCTGGTCAACGAATTCGTACGTGAGCACGACCTGGCCCTGGACGTGGTCATTGTGGGCCCGGGCGAAAATCCCTACGACCTGCTCAACAGCGGGGAGGGCGACCTGATCGCCGGGCACTATACGGTGACCCCGGAGCGCCGCAGGTACGTGACCTTTACCCGTCCCTACAACCTTGTAAACCAGCTCCTGGTCTATTCCGACCGTCTCACCCCGCAGCCCTCCTCCGTGGAGGAGCTGGCCTCCTCGGAGGTCCCGATAACCATCAAGCGCAACAGTTCCTACTTTTCGCGCCTGCAGGAGCTGCGCAACGACGGCCGGGAAGTCACCCTTCAGATGGTGCCCGGCGAAAAGGATACCGAATCCCTGCTTTTTGACGTCTCCCAGGGCGACTACCTGGCCACCGTGGCCGACAACAACATCTTCCAGGCGACAAACCGGTACATGCCGGGGCTGGTCAGGGGACCCACCATCGCGCGCGATGACTCCGTGGCCTGGGCCATACGCAAGAATGCCCCGGACCTGGAGACGCAGCTCAACCGCTATCTCTACAAGCACTTCCGCCTCGGGGGACCCGATGAGCCTCCCAAGCGGTCGGCTTTTCTTAACATTCTGCGCAAGCGCTATTTTGAAAACAGCAGCCGCATCGCCGAATACCACAGCCCCGAATCGGCCGTCTCGGGATCGGGCATCATCTCGCCCTACGACGGACTCATCCGGGAGGTAGCCGACTCGGCTGGCATCGACTGGCTCTGGATCGCCTCCATCATCGCCCAGGAAACCAAATTCAATCCCGACTCGGAAAGCTGGGCCGGGGCGGTGGGACTCATGCAGGTGATGCCGCGCTTTTCGCAGGTGGAAGACCGAGAAATGCTCTACAACGAGGAGGTTAACGTGCGCGAGGGCGTGCGCATCATCTCCGAACACCTGGAGCACTACGCCTATATGGACAGCACCAACCAGTGGGCTTTTGCCCTGGCCACCTACAATGCGGGCATGGGACATGTGGCTGACGCCCGCCGTCTGGCTGTCGACCTGAACAGGGATCCCAACCAGTGGGCGAACGTTGAGGACGCCTTCCTGAAGCTCATGCAGCGGCAGTACTACAAGGATGCACGCTACGGATTTTGCAGGGGCATCGAGACGGTGCGCTACGTGAAGGAAGTGATGAACCGCTACCGCACCTACGAGAGCATTCTCGCCATGGCCGACCATAACCGGCAGGTAACCGAGGCGGGCATGGGAGGGGTGTTCAGCATGTTCAGAGAACCCTGA
- a CDS encoding SPOR domain-containing protein: MTAAVLIGLMNACGPSEEEIRQREQARQDSLEQVRQDSLEQVRQDSIEQARQDSLAEAREAERRRNMVQFSEDGRWSVQVEAWRSEDKAQAQISTWRERGYENAYVIRHGNEATGDIWFRVRLGRLPELEMARNLQDRLMEEYGAESWITDLQSGAES, encoded by the coding sequence ATGACCGCAGCCGTACTTATCGGCCTCATGAATGCCTGCGGACCCAGCGAAGAGGAAATCAGGCAACGCGAACAGGCGCGCCAGGATTCCCTGGAGCAAGTCCGCCAGGATTCCCTGGAGCAGGTACGCCAGGATAGTATCGAGCAGGCGCGCCAGGATTCCCTGGCCGAGGCCCGCGAAGCGGAACGCCGGCGAAACATGGTTCAATTCAGCGAGGACGGGCGCTGGTCCGTCCAGGTCGAGGCCTGGCGCTCGGAAGACAAGGCCCAAGCCCAGATTTCCACCTGGAGAGAACGTGGCTACGAAAATGCTTATGTAATTCGTCATGGCAACGAGGCCACCGGTGACATCTGGTTCCGCGTGCGTCTCGGACGGCTGCCCGAACTGGAGATGGCCCGGAATCTGCAGGACCGTCTGATGGAGGAGTACGGTGCGGAGTCGTGGATTACGGACCTGCAATCCGGCGCGGAGTCCTGA
- a CDS encoding SDR family oxidoreductase translates to MNYLSRYQTALVTGCASGIGFLMAREMLERGVPRLVAWDNRPEALEEAAQKLRETGGAVTTQTVDVTDRESVDRALGEVRESGISIDVLINNAGIVTGGPFALQSPEAIRATMEVNSLAPMLLARELLPGMIERDRGHIVNISSAAGMLGNPDMATYSASKWALTGWSDSLHLEMERAESGVKVLTVAPYYIDTGMFEGVRSPLLPILDPGRTAARIVRAIDRGSRHLRMPWIVNLLPMLRGLLPSRLFDKVVGDWFGIYDSMKTFKGRDR, encoded by the coding sequence ATGAATTACCTGTCCCGCTACCAGACCGCTCTCGTTACCGGCTGCGCCTCCGGCATCGGTTTCCTGATGGCCCGGGAGATGTTGGAGCGCGGGGTGCCCCGGCTGGTGGCCTGGGACAACCGCCCGGAGGCCCTGGAGGAGGCCGCACAGAAGCTGCGTGAAACCGGTGGAGCTGTCACAACACAGACGGTGGACGTCACCGACCGGGAGTCCGTCGACCGGGCGCTGGGCGAAGTGCGGGAATCCGGCATATCTATCGACGTGCTGATCAACAACGCAGGGATCGTGACCGGCGGACCCTTTGCCTTGCAGTCCCCGGAGGCCATTCGCGCCACCATGGAGGTAAACAGCTTGGCGCCCATGCTGCTGGCCCGCGAGCTGCTGCCAGGCATGATCGAACGGGACCGTGGCCACATCGTCAACATATCCTCGGCCGCCGGCATGCTGGGAAATCCCGACATGGCTACCTACAGTGCCAGCAAGTGGGCCCTCACCGGCTGGTCCGATTCGCTGCACCTGGAGATGGAGCGCGCAGAGAGCGGCGTGAAGGTGCTTACCGTGGCCCCCTACTACATCGACACCGGCATGTTCGAGGGGGTGCGCTCCCCCCTGCTGCCCATCCTCGACCCCGGCAGGACAGCAGCCCGCATCGTCCGGGCCATAGACCGCGGCAGCCGCCACCTGCGTATGCCATGGATCGTCAACCTGCTGCCCATGCTGAGGGGTCTGCTGCCCTCCCGCCTCTTCGACAAGGTGGTGGGCGACTGGTTTGGCATCTACGACTCCATGAAAACCTTCAAGGGACGCGACCGATGA
- a CDS encoding sigma-70 family RNA polymerase sigma factor: MSEEQFLELVEENEERFHHLCRIYTDRSAEEKDLYQEMLIQVWRAFPSFEDRASIHTWAYRIALNTAISFVRKKRTRRDYHDRYRREEVSRRGRRQTRPGDGESPEHVTTLYDAISHLNPSEKAILSMYLEDFSYAEIAYVTDITENHVGVKLHRIKKKLSKIIEEENGA; this comes from the coding sequence ATGTCCGAAGAACAGTTTCTTGAGCTGGTCGAGGAGAACGAAGAGCGCTTCCACCACCTGTGCCGCATCTATACCGACCGCAGCGCGGAGGAGAAAGACCTCTACCAGGAGATGTTGATCCAGGTATGGCGTGCGTTTCCCTCTTTCGAAGACCGGGCTTCCATCCACACCTGGGCCTACCGCATCGCCCTCAATACCGCCATCTCCTTCGTACGCAAGAAGCGGACCCGGCGCGACTATCACGACCGCTACCGCCGGGAAGAGGTCTCCAGGCGCGGACGCAGGCAGACCCGCCCAGGCGACGGGGAGTCCCCGGAACACGTCACGACCCTCTACGACGCCATATCCCATCTCAATCCATCGGAAAAGGCCATCCTGTCGATGTACCTGGAGGATTTCAGCTACGCCGAAATCGCCTACGTAACCGATATCACCGAGAACCATGTAGGGGTAAAACTGCACCGCATCAAAAAGAAACTCTCTAAAATCATCGAGGAAGAAAATGGAGCTTGA
- a CDS encoding DUF4293 family protein has protein sequence MIQRIQSVLLLLAAVLNVSVYFNALFQHATNDPQAWVGWGFALMLGLSTLGALGCIFLYRDRPGQVRWIGRSLVVQVTTLGYALGILVSLGGFGPFLWDEAVGVLIVALALAAQLYARKKVRDDEELVRSMDRIR, from the coding sequence GTGATACAACGCATTCAATCGGTACTCCTGCTGCTCGCAGCCGTCCTGAACGTGAGCGTCTACTTCAATGCCCTTTTTCAGCACGCCACCAACGACCCCCAGGCGTGGGTGGGCTGGGGCTTCGCACTGATGCTGGGTCTGTCCACCCTGGGCGCCCTGGGCTGTATCTTCCTGTACCGCGACCGCCCCGGCCAGGTCCGCTGGATAGGCCGGAGCCTAGTGGTGCAGGTGACCACCCTGGGCTACGCCCTCGGCATCCTGGTCTCCCTCGGGGGCTTCGGCCCCTTCCTGTGGGATGAGGCCGTGGGCGTGCTGATCGTGGCGCTGGCCCTGGCGGCGCAGCTCTACGCACGCAAAAAGGTGCGTGACGACGAGGAACTGGTGCGCTCCATGGACCGGATCCGCTGA
- a CDS encoding alpha/beta hydrolase produces MITDHIPSDPAAVESWLQRRENRVSGLRQEARSRIVWGPAGPKRSSCCLVYLHGFKAGPLEGDPVHFRVARRLGCNLLLGRLSGHGLVHDRPLENLRAEDLTASARTALETGLRLGRQVVLMGTSTGATLALDLAGREEYRDRIRALVLYAPLVDFHGIPSRLLKNRHLRRLAARVPGRRFLLRSSPASLRESKIWYSQYALQGLLALGALVERTMTPAGWSRVNQPLFTGWWPGDRVVSVPAIARMARGLGTPEEQLRLAAYPEAGDHVICNGQLSGAVDRLTGDTVDFLGPLLERKGQNS; encoded by the coding sequence ATGATCACGGATCATATCCCCAGTGACCCCGCAGCCGTTGAAAGCTGGCTGCAGCGGAGGGAGAACCGCGTGTCAGGGCTGCGGCAGGAAGCCCGGAGCCGCATTGTCTGGGGCCCGGCCGGCCCGAAGCGCTCCTCCTGCTGCCTGGTCTACCTGCACGGCTTCAAGGCTGGTCCACTGGAAGGCGACCCGGTGCATTTCCGGGTGGCCCGCCGTCTGGGCTGCAATCTGCTGCTGGGTCGGCTCAGTGGACATGGACTGGTCCACGACCGCCCCCTCGAAAACCTCCGGGCCGAAGATCTGACCGCCTCCGCGCGCACCGCGCTGGAAACCGGCCTTCGGCTGGGACGGCAGGTGGTGCTGATGGGTACCTCCACGGGCGCCACCCTGGCCCTGGATTTGGCCGGGCGGGAGGAGTACAGAGACCGTATCCGTGCCCTGGTGCTCTACGCTCCACTCGTCGACTTTCACGGAATCCCGTCGCGCCTGCTAAAAAACCGCCATCTACGCCGACTGGCTGCCCGCGTTCCGGGCCGGCGTTTCCTGCTGCGGTCCAGCCCGGCCTCCCTCCGCGAGAGCAAGATCTGGTATTCGCAATACGCCCTGCAGGGCCTGCTGGCGCTGGGCGCGCTGGTGGAGCGCACCATGACCCCGGCCGGCTGGTCGCGTGTCAACCAGCCCCTTTTCACCGGCTGGTGGCCGGGCGACCGGGTGGTCTCGGTTCCCGCCATTGCCCGGATGGCCCGTGGGCTGGGCACCCCGGAGGAACAGCTCCGCCTGGCGGCCTACCCGGAAGCTGGAGATCACGTCATCTGCAACGGACAGCTTTCGGGTGCGGTAGACCGACTCACCGGCGACACCGTCGATTTTCTGGGTCCCCTGCTCGAAAGAAAGGGGCAGAATTCGTAG